The Mycolicibacterium mageritense genome contains a region encoding:
- the whiB1 gene encoding transcriptional regulator WhiB1, with the protein MDWRHKAVCRDEDPELFFPVGNSGPALAQIADAKLVCNRCPVTTECLSWALESGQDAGVWGGMSEDERRALKRRNARTKARTGV; encoded by the coding sequence ATGGATTGGCGCCACAAGGCGGTCTGTCGCGACGAGGATCCCGAGCTGTTCTTCCCGGTGGGAAACAGTGGGCCGGCCCTTGCCCAGATCGCTGACGCGAAGCTCGTCTGCAACCGGTGCCCGGTGACCACCGAGTGCCTGAGCTGGGCACTGGAGTCCGGGCAGGATGCCGGTGTGTGGGGTGGCATGAGCGAGGACGAGCGTCGCGCGCTCAAGCGCCGCAACGCGCGCACCAAGGCCCGCACGGGAGTCTGA
- a CDS encoding LysR family transcriptional regulator gives MEVDFTRLRYFVAVAEELHFKRAADRLMITPPPLSKQIKLLEKELGGPLFERHYHDVRLTPLGTQLLGPARDILRQVDEFKATASRITNGAGPVRFGATAYAPSDFLAELEKVVAALPEPTEFSVPGSAAEVTAKLVSGHLDIGLIHLPAPDKRLRHRVVARYQGAIAVRFDDPLAVNDIVTVEALRERDVVIDFARPNPVVLAGLTRRLNARGVTRIVRTTNQLGGELEMATQVFNRQLVAIVSYAPASVIGRIFSPPEFKLIPIDESTWAPAEIALAWTPDRLPREPEIEALAERIADALAVVRREA, from the coding sequence ATGGAGGTCGACTTCACCCGCCTGCGGTACTTCGTCGCGGTCGCCGAGGAACTGCACTTCAAGCGGGCCGCAGATCGGCTGATGATCACGCCGCCACCGCTGAGCAAGCAGATCAAACTGCTGGAGAAGGAGCTCGGTGGGCCGCTGTTCGAGCGGCATTACCACGATGTCCGGCTGACGCCGCTCGGCACGCAACTGCTCGGGCCCGCGCGTGACATCCTGCGTCAGGTCGACGAGTTCAAAGCCACCGCATCGCGAATCACCAACGGCGCCGGACCCGTTCGGTTCGGCGCGACGGCGTATGCACCGTCGGACTTCCTGGCCGAGCTGGAGAAGGTGGTCGCCGCGCTGCCCGAGCCGACCGAGTTCAGCGTCCCCGGGTCGGCCGCGGAAGTCACCGCGAAACTGGTGTCCGGCCACCTCGACATCGGACTGATTCATCTGCCCGCACCCGACAAGCGCCTGCGCCACCGCGTGGTGGCCCGCTACCAGGGCGCTATCGCGGTGCGGTTCGATGATCCCTTGGCGGTCAACGACATCGTCACCGTCGAAGCGCTGCGCGAACGCGACGTCGTGATCGATTTCGCACGTCCCAACCCGGTGGTCCTGGCAGGCCTGACCCGAAGGCTCAACGCGCGCGGTGTCACCCGAATCGTCCGTACCACCAACCAACTCGGCGGAGAGCTCGAGATGGCCACGCAGGTCTTCAACCGCCAGCTCGTCGCGATCGTCAGCTATGCCCCCGCGTCGGTCATCGGCAGAATCTTCTCCCCACCGGAGTTCAAACTCATTCCCATCGACGAAAGTACCTGGGCTCCGGCGGAAATCGCATTGGCGTGGACGCCCGACCGGTTACCGCGGGAACCCGAGATCGAAGCGCTGGCCGAGCGGATCGCCGACGCACTCGCGGTGGTGCGCCGTGAAGCCTGA
- a CDS encoding CaiB/BaiF CoA-transferase family protein, with the protein MTVSYDPPLSGVTVLDLTCGPMTAVGRLLADLGAGVTQVRLSGVTGADTVGPHIDGVPVATMIDRHGIPTADVDASTRTGAAQWAALLADADILIENTRPGSAAETALAVHDIRAAHPTLVILSISDFGRDTDYSTWQATTPVLHALTSELSRSGIPGRVPLVPPAPQLPYHVAAAQAAVMTVSVLLDRMRSGEGDLIDFSILDGAMQTLDPPFGTAGTASAGVPISEQRRNWDAERQRYPIVACKDGHVRICLLAKRQWRGMFEWMGRPEEFADPRYDSLRERFASPTLLAAVGRFCADKTRAELESEGQRHGVPTAAVLTLAETLGTQQVKERGFFRDTELAPGLNAPVPVGITEVDGHRASALDAPAGVVSGFTGAPTLADRTRRETGLPLDGIRVIDLGVIVVGSDTGRLFGDLGADVVKIENSAFPDGLRGNLATMTQGFAAGHRNKRSIGIDLRSAEGRALAHRLVAASDVVLTNFKPGVAETLGMDYRTLRAVNPGIVVVDSSAFGPTGPWAKRLGYGPLVRAAAGFTDLWVYPGDANPSPSLRSPQDTFCDTVTVYPDHVCARVGALAALTLLLRRERTATGGSVSVAQSEVMLSHLAAEIAAEVLVRRGHSASDDPAHDAPWGLFPAAGEDNWLAVTVRNDVDWSALCKAIDRADLAADPALANRAGRDRDRARVDAAVAAWTSRHDATAAMDLLQRAGVPAGAAFHAAEVPAWDYYVQRRAFREELHPYSREPFVMENVQIHSERIADPPLGQAPLLGEQTREIAAELLHLGDAEIDDLLARGVLEGPVL; encoded by the coding sequence CTGACCGTGAGCTATGACCCGCCACTGTCCGGTGTGACGGTTCTCGACCTGACCTGCGGGCCGATGACCGCGGTCGGCCGGCTGCTGGCCGATCTGGGAGCCGGTGTCACGCAGGTGCGGCTTTCGGGCGTGACCGGCGCCGACACCGTCGGACCGCACATCGACGGCGTGCCGGTCGCCACGATGATCGACCGGCACGGCATACCCACCGCCGATGTCGATGCGTCGACGCGGACCGGGGCAGCGCAGTGGGCCGCGCTGCTCGCCGACGCCGACATCCTGATCGAGAACACCCGTCCCGGCTCCGCGGCGGAAACGGCGCTGGCTGTGCACGATATCCGGGCCGCCCACCCCACGCTGGTGATCCTGTCGATCAGCGATTTCGGGCGGGACACCGACTACAGCACGTGGCAGGCCACGACGCCCGTGCTGCACGCGTTGACCAGTGAGCTGTCCCGCTCGGGCATTCCGGGCCGGGTACCCCTGGTGCCTCCGGCCCCGCAGCTGCCGTACCACGTCGCCGCCGCGCAGGCCGCGGTGATGACGGTCAGTGTGCTGCTCGACCGGATGCGTTCTGGCGAAGGCGATCTCATCGACTTCTCGATTCTCGACGGCGCCATGCAGACCCTCGACCCGCCGTTCGGCACCGCGGGCACGGCCTCGGCCGGTGTGCCGATCAGCGAACAGCGGCGCAACTGGGATGCCGAACGGCAGCGTTACCCGATCGTCGCGTGCAAGGACGGCCATGTCCGGATCTGCCTGTTGGCCAAACGGCAATGGCGCGGCATGTTCGAGTGGATGGGACGCCCGGAGGAATTCGCCGACCCTCGTTACGACAGTCTGCGCGAGCGCTTCGCATCACCGACGTTGCTCGCGGCGGTGGGCCGGTTCTGCGCCGACAAGACCCGCGCCGAACTGGAGAGCGAGGGGCAGCGCCACGGCGTCCCGACCGCTGCGGTGCTCACATTGGCAGAGACATTGGGCACCCAGCAGGTCAAGGAACGCGGCTTCTTCCGGGACACCGAACTGGCGCCAGGACTGAATGCCCCTGTCCCCGTTGGCATCACCGAGGTCGACGGCCACCGGGCGAGCGCGCTCGACGCACCCGCAGGCGTCGTCTCCGGGTTCACCGGGGCGCCGACTCTCGCCGATCGCACGCGCCGCGAGACGGGGCTGCCACTGGACGGGATCCGGGTGATCGACCTCGGCGTGATCGTGGTCGGCAGCGACACGGGCCGGCTTTTCGGGGATCTCGGCGCCGACGTCGTCAAGATCGAGAACTCGGCGTTTCCCGACGGTTTGCGCGGCAATCTGGCGACGATGACGCAGGGTTTCGCCGCCGGGCACCGCAACAAGCGCTCGATCGGGATCGACCTGCGTTCGGCCGAGGGCCGGGCGCTGGCACACCGTCTGGTGGCGGCCTCCGACGTGGTGCTCACCAATTTCAAACCGGGCGTGGCCGAGACGCTTGGCATGGACTACCGGACATTGCGGGCCGTCAACCCGGGCATCGTCGTCGTCGACAGCTCCGCGTTCGGCCCCACGGGCCCGTGGGCGAAGCGGCTCGGATACGGCCCGCTGGTGCGCGCCGCCGCGGGGTTCACCGACCTGTGGGTCTACCCGGGCGACGCAAACCCTTCCCCGTCGCTTCGCTCGCCCCAGGACACCTTCTGCGACACCGTCACCGTGTATCCCGACCATGTGTGCGCGCGAGTCGGCGCGCTCGCTGCGCTGACGTTGCTGCTGCGCCGTGAACGCACCGCAACGGGTGGATCGGTGAGCGTCGCCCAGTCGGAGGTCATGCTGAGCCACCTCGCCGCGGAGATCGCCGCAGAGGTGCTGGTGCGACGCGGCCACAGCGCATCGGACGATCCTGCTCACGACGCGCCGTGGGGTCTGTTTCCCGCCGCCGGTGAGGACAACTGGCTTGCGGTCACCGTGCGGAACGATGTCGACTGGAGCGCGTTGTGCAAGGCGATCGACCGTGCCGATCTGGCTGCCGATCCGGCACTCGCAAACCGTGCCGGACGGGACCGGGACCGCGCCCGCGTCGACGCGGCCGTGGCGGCCTGGACATCCCGGCACGACGCGACCGCCGCCATGGATCTGCTGCAGCGTGCAGGTGTGCCCGCCGGTGCGGCCTTCCATGCGGCCGAGGTGCCGGCCTGGGACTACTACGTCCAGCGGCGTGCCTTCCGGGAGGAGCTGCACCCGTACAGCCGGGAACCGTTCGTCATGGAGAACGTCCAGATCCATTCCGAGCGCATCGCCGACCCGCCGCTCGGACAGGCGCCGCTGCTGGGCGAGCAGACCCGTGAGATCGCCGCAGAACTGCTGCACCTCGGCGACGCGGAGATCGACGACCTCCTCGCGCGCGGTGTGCTGGAGGGCCCTGTGCTGTGA
- a CDS encoding acyl-CoA dehydrogenase family protein, with amino-acid sequence MTADELRTEVRDWLAEHWTGLPKATDPWVSSPERIAWLEKVLDAGYAVPTYPARWFGREYPNELAAVIEQEFKAVKAPGARQDKYSIPANTALKFGTETLKSDLLRDFLTERVRTCLLYSEPGAGSDLAAVRTTAVRDGDRWVVNGQKVWTSGAKTSEYALLIARTDWDAPKHKGLSFFVIPMRQPGIEVRPLVQITGESHFNEVVITDATVPDAYLLGGEGNGWRVLQTALAYERSIMGDTGRASRNRTRADDLIGLAREHGRLDDPVVRRELADVLALRELNALNNARAKAAAAQGTSTPIMSLGKLAMSRILHSEARLKTEIIGAEALLAGADHPEADDINFLTLNAFFTSIGGGTDQIQRNIIGERVLGLPKEPEVDRDIPFRQARRS; translated from the coding sequence ATGACCGCAGACGAATTGCGCACCGAGGTCCGCGACTGGCTGGCCGAACACTGGACCGGATTACCGAAGGCGACCGACCCGTGGGTGAGCTCACCGGAACGCATCGCCTGGCTCGAAAAAGTGCTCGACGCCGGGTACGCAGTGCCGACCTATCCCGCACGATGGTTCGGCCGCGAGTATCCGAACGAACTCGCCGCGGTCATCGAGCAGGAGTTCAAGGCTGTCAAGGCACCCGGCGCGCGCCAGGACAAGTACAGCATTCCGGCCAACACCGCGCTCAAGTTCGGTACCGAAACCCTCAAGAGCGATCTGCTGCGCGACTTCCTGACCGAGCGCGTCCGCACCTGCCTGCTCTACAGCGAACCCGGGGCCGGCTCCGACCTGGCAGCGGTACGCACCACGGCCGTCCGCGACGGTGACCGCTGGGTGGTCAACGGTCAGAAGGTCTGGACCTCGGGGGCCAAGACCTCCGAGTACGCCCTGCTGATCGCCCGGACCGATTGGGATGCCCCGAAACACAAAGGCCTCAGCTTCTTCGTCATTCCCATGAGACAACCTGGCATCGAGGTCCGACCGCTGGTCCAGATCACCGGCGAGTCGCACTTCAACGAGGTCGTCATCACCGACGCGACGGTGCCCGACGCGTATCTGCTCGGCGGCGAGGGCAACGGCTGGCGGGTACTGCAGACCGCGCTTGCCTACGAGCGGTCGATCATGGGTGACACCGGCCGGGCGTCGCGCAACCGCACGCGCGCCGACGACCTGATCGGCCTGGCCCGCGAGCACGGCCGACTGGACGATCCAGTGGTACGCCGCGAGCTCGCGGACGTCCTGGCGCTGCGGGAGCTCAACGCACTCAACAATGCCCGCGCGAAAGCCGCGGCCGCGCAGGGAACCTCGACGCCGATCATGTCGCTGGGCAAGCTCGCGATGTCGCGCATCCTGCATTCCGAGGCCCGGCTCAAGACCGAGATCATCGGTGCGGAGGCGCTTCTGGCCGGAGCCGACCACCCCGAGGCCGACGACATCAACTTCCTGACGCTCAACGCGTTCTTCACCTCGATCGGCGGGGGCACCGATCAGATCCAGCGCAACATCATCGGCGAACGCGTGCTGGGTCTGCCCAAGGAACCTGAAGTGGACCGGGACATCCCGTTCCGTCAGGCCCGCCGGAGCTGA
- a CDS encoding YchJ family protein, with protein MKPDTCPCGSGDPYESCCGPLHSGERTAPTALALMRSRFSAFALGDADYLMTSWHPSTRPRHLDLDTTIVWRRLQIVDTEAGGVDDATGIVEFRAAYVQDGVRGVLHERSRFTRSNRGAWLYLDGDVTGNFSDAVR; from the coding sequence GTGAAGCCTGACACGTGCCCGTGCGGATCCGGAGATCCCTACGAATCATGCTGCGGTCCTTTGCATTCCGGCGAGCGCACCGCACCGACGGCCCTGGCCCTCATGCGCTCGCGCTTCAGCGCGTTCGCGCTCGGTGACGCCGACTATCTGATGACCTCCTGGCATCCCTCCACCCGGCCGAGGCACCTGGATCTCGACACCACCATCGTCTGGCGCCGGCTGCAGATCGTCGACACCGAAGCCGGTGGCGTCGACGACGCGACCGGCATCGTCGAATTCCGCGCCGCGTACGTGCAGGACGGCGTCCGAGGTGTGCTGCACGAGCGCAGCCGGTTCACGCGCAGCAACCGCGGAGCGTGGCTCTACCTCGACGGCGACGTGACAGGCAACTTCTCCGACGCTGTCCGTTAA
- a CDS encoding M15 family metallopeptidase, translated as MRIAMTAGALGCAAAFSVLAAPLAAADSDGALADGQVLTAFDVADPAIGRLDPALLTAIQNATTAAAADGITMTINSGWRSPQFQQQLLDNAVQTYGSYAAARQYVQTPEASRHVTGDAVDVGGSGADQWLIANGARFGLCRIYANELWHFELATDPSGTCPPLLVDAAG; from the coding sequence ATGCGAATCGCCATGACTGCCGGCGCCCTGGGGTGCGCCGCCGCGTTCAGCGTGCTCGCGGCGCCCCTCGCCGCGGCCGACTCCGACGGTGCGCTGGCCGACGGTCAGGTACTGACCGCGTTCGACGTAGCAGACCCGGCCATCGGGCGGCTCGATCCGGCGCTGCTCACCGCGATCCAGAACGCCACCACCGCGGCCGCCGCCGACGGCATCACCATGACGATCAACTCCGGTTGGCGCTCACCGCAGTTCCAGCAGCAGCTGCTCGACAACGCCGTGCAGACCTACGGCAGCTACGCGGCCGCACGCCAGTACGTGCAGACCCCGGAAGCGTCGCGCCACGTCACCGGCGACGCCGTGGACGTCGGCGGATCCGGCGCCGACCAATGGCTCATCGCCAACGGCGCACGGTTCGGCCTGTGCCGCATCTACGCCAACGAACTCTGGCACTTCGAACTGGCCACCGACCCGTCAGGCACCTGCCCGCCGCTGCTCGTCGACGCGGCCGGCTGA
- a CDS encoding sensor histidine kinase: MSTLGDLLAEHTVLPGNAVDHLHAVVGEWQLLADLSFADYLMWVRRDDGVLVCVAQVRPNTAPTVLLADSVGTLAAADDLPVVTAAFESGAIGRGSDGAQQHSQEVPGLNVEAVPVRHRGQLVAVLTHQTALAARRMASPLEGAYLDCAGDLLHMLAEGTFPNVGDLAMSRSSPRVGDGFIRLDEVGDVVFASPNAISAYHRMGLASELDGHNLVTVTRPLISDPFEAQELANHVRDSLAGGSSMRMEVDAGGAAVLLRTLPLVVHGDAVGAAVLIRDVTEVKRRDRALLSKDATIREIHHRVKNNLQTVAALLRLQARRTNNVEAREALIESVRRVSSIALVHDALSMSVDEEVNLDEVVDRILPIMNDVASVDTPIRINRVGDLGVLDADRATALIMVITELVQNAIEHAFDAKTPQGCVTIRSERSARWLDVVVHDDGRGLPDGFSLEKSDRLGLQIVRTLVSAELDGSLGMHDVPDGGTDVVLRVPIGRRSRGAS, from the coding sequence ATGTCAACCCTCGGTGATCTGCTCGCCGAGCACACGGTTCTGCCCGGAAATGCCGTCGACCACCTGCACGCGGTGGTCGGGGAGTGGCAGCTGCTGGCGGACCTGTCGTTCGCGGACTACCTGATGTGGGTCCGTCGCGACGACGGGGTGCTGGTGTGTGTCGCCCAGGTCCGGCCCAACACCGCCCCGACCGTCCTGCTCGCCGACTCGGTGGGCACGCTGGCCGCCGCCGACGATCTTCCCGTCGTCACGGCCGCGTTCGAATCCGGTGCGATCGGACGGGGAAGTGATGGCGCGCAACAACATTCGCAGGAAGTGCCGGGCCTGAACGTGGAAGCGGTGCCGGTGCGGCACCGCGGTCAGCTGGTTGCGGTGCTCACCCACCAGACAGCGTTGGCCGCGCGCCGCATGGCCAGCCCACTGGAAGGCGCCTACCTCGACTGTGCGGGCGACCTGCTGCACATGCTGGCCGAGGGCACCTTTCCCAACGTCGGCGATCTGGCCATGTCACGGTCGAGTCCTCGCGTCGGTGACGGGTTCATCCGGCTCGACGAGGTCGGCGACGTGGTGTTCGCCAGCCCCAACGCGATCTCGGCCTATCACCGCATGGGGCTGGCCTCGGAGCTCGACGGCCACAATCTGGTGACCGTGACACGTCCGTTGATCTCGGATCCGTTCGAAGCCCAGGAACTGGCCAACCACGTCCGCGATTCCCTGGCTGGGGGGTCCAGCATGCGTATGGAGGTCGATGCGGGCGGCGCGGCCGTGCTGCTGCGCACGCTGCCGCTCGTGGTGCACGGCGACGCGGTGGGCGCGGCGGTCCTGATCCGCGACGTCACCGAGGTGAAGCGGCGGGATCGGGCCCTGCTGAGCAAGGACGCCACCATCCGCGAGATCCATCACCGGGTGAAGAACAACCTGCAGACCGTCGCAGCGCTGCTGCGCCTGCAAGCGCGGCGCACCAACAACGTCGAGGCCCGCGAGGCCCTCATCGAATCCGTTCGGCGGGTGTCGTCGATCGCCCTCGTACACGACGCGTTGTCGATGTCGGTCGACGAAGAGGTCAACCTCGACGAGGTGGTCGACCGGATCCTGCCGATCATGAACGACGTGGCATCCGTCGACACACCCATCCGGATCAACCGCGTAGGTGATCTCGGTGTGCTCGACGCCGACCGCGCCACCGCACTGATCATGGTCATCACCGAACTGGTGCAGAACGCGATCGAGCACGCTTTCGACGCGAAAACCCCGCAGGGGTGTGTGACCATCCGATCGGAACGGTCGGCGCGCTGGCTCGACGTCGTGGTGCACGACGATGGCCGCGGCCTGCCCGACGGCTTCAGCTTGGAGAAGTCCGATCGGCTCGGCCTGCAGATCGTCCGCACGCTCGTGTCGGCCGAGCTGGACGGCTCGCTGGGGATGCACGACGTTCCCGATGGCGGCACCGATGTGGTGCTGCGGGTTCCCATCGGCCGGCGCAGCCGCGGCGCGTCCTAG
- a CDS encoding thiolase family protein has translation MTHNAAAIAGLGITEQGKVYGRTARQFAAKAVRLAAADAGLELSDIDGLIVSGGIRSGVGIDLQGALGLVDLKLLTAMQGFGSTAAQMVQYASMAVQSGMVDTVAVVWADDPLKESSSASAAYTAARSVPRGWGGITASNGITSPNVMYALAARRHMKKYGTTSDQLGHIAVAQRDWAQLNPIAQFHGTPLTLAEYHASRYIAEPFHLYDCCLVSNGGVAIIVTSLERARTLRQPPVRVLGWAQAHPGRTGIRNDDFGLVSGAAESGPRALKMAGTTLDEVGVAQIYDCYTFTALLTLEDYGFFPKGEGGPGVAEPGMIGPNGRIKFNTGGGELSAFYMWGMTPLHEAVVQARGQGGARQVADHDRVLVSGNGGILDFHSTLVLGTDN, from the coding sequence ATGACCCACAACGCGGCGGCGATCGCCGGACTCGGCATCACCGAACAGGGCAAGGTCTACGGCCGCACCGCTCGGCAGTTCGCCGCCAAGGCCGTCCGGCTCGCCGCGGCCGACGCCGGGCTCGAGTTGTCCGACATCGACGGCCTGATCGTGTCCGGCGGGATCAGGTCGGGTGTCGGGATCGACCTGCAGGGCGCCCTCGGCCTGGTCGATCTCAAACTGCTGACGGCGATGCAGGGGTTCGGCTCGACCGCGGCACAAATGGTGCAGTACGCGTCGATGGCCGTGCAGTCGGGCATGGTCGACACGGTTGCCGTGGTGTGGGCGGACGATCCGCTCAAAGAATCGTCGAGTGCTTCCGCGGCATACACCGCAGCGCGGTCCGTCCCGCGTGGCTGGGGCGGCATCACCGCGTCCAACGGAATCACGTCGCCCAACGTCATGTACGCGTTGGCGGCGCGACGGCACATGAAGAAGTACGGCACCACGTCCGACCAGTTGGGGCATATCGCGGTCGCGCAACGTGATTGGGCACAGCTCAACCCGATCGCCCAGTTCCACGGCACCCCGCTGACGCTGGCGGAGTACCACGCCAGCCGCTACATCGCCGAACCGTTCCACCTCTACGACTGCTGTCTGGTCAGCAATGGTGGTGTGGCCATCATCGTGACGTCGTTGGAGCGCGCGCGGACCCTGCGGCAGCCGCCCGTGCGCGTGCTGGGCTGGGCGCAGGCGCACCCGGGCCGCACGGGTATCCGTAACGACGACTTCGGGCTCGTCAGTGGTGCAGCCGAATCCGGTCCGCGGGCCCTGAAGATGGCGGGCACGACCCTCGACGAGGTCGGGGTCGCGCAGATCTACGACTGCTACACGTTCACCGCGCTGCTGACCCTGGAGGACTACGGCTTCTTCCCGAAAGGTGAAGGGGGACCGGGCGTCGCCGAGCCCGGCATGATCGGGCCGAACGGCAGGATCAAGTTCAACACCGGCGGCGGTGAGCTCAGCGCGTTCTACATGTGGGGCATGACGCCGTTGCACGAAGCGGTGGTGCAGGCCCGCGGCCAGGGAGGTGCGCGCCAGGTCGCCGACCATGACCGGGTACTGGTCTCCGGCAACGGCGGCATTCTCGACTTCCATTCGACGCTGGTCCTCGGTACCGACAACTAG
- a CDS encoding acyl-CoA dehydrogenase family protein, which translates to MTISLAERAELQAAVRDLLTDECTEQDVRRVMAGDDGFDRELWAKLAAQGVTGLLVESEFGGVGLGAPELEAVAEETGAALLPAPFLASAVLAVAAIQAAGTPQDKQRLLPGLADGTAIGTVALTGRRGTWTPDGVDVAANADGTLSGSAHYVLGGQVADVILVAARTADGVGLFEVRADATGFTRTAATVFDPTVRLSVFTFADTPAQRLGTAGWAALQDALDLAVIALAGEQAGGARRIFDITVEYLKTRVQFGRQIGSFQALKHMAADLLLEVESATSAAQHAAARYAADRDNAGGAIALAGFTCAEAFHATAMAAIQMHGGIGFTWEHPAHLFLRRARTGVPLLGGPDRHRERYLESKGA; encoded by the coding sequence ATGACGATCAGCCTCGCCGAACGGGCGGAATTGCAGGCCGCGGTCCGCGACCTGCTGACGGACGAATGCACCGAGCAGGACGTGCGCCGGGTCATGGCGGGTGACGACGGGTTCGACCGCGAACTGTGGGCCAAACTCGCCGCGCAGGGCGTGACCGGCCTGCTCGTCGAGAGCGAATTCGGCGGCGTGGGCCTCGGTGCGCCCGAGCTCGAGGCCGTGGCCGAGGAGACCGGCGCGGCGCTTTTGCCCGCGCCGTTCCTGGCCAGCGCCGTGCTCGCGGTCGCCGCGATCCAGGCGGCAGGCACACCGCAGGACAAGCAACGACTGCTGCCCGGCCTGGCCGACGGCACCGCCATCGGCACGGTCGCACTCACCGGGCGCCGCGGCACCTGGACGCCCGACGGCGTCGACGTCGCGGCGAATGCGGACGGAACGCTCAGCGGATCGGCGCACTACGTGCTCGGCGGGCAGGTCGCCGACGTGATCCTGGTGGCCGCCCGCACCGCCGACGGTGTCGGCCTGTTCGAGGTCCGCGCCGACGCCACCGGGTTCACCCGAACGGCTGCAACAGTTTTCGACCCGACGGTACGGCTGTCGGTGTTCACGTTCGCCGACACGCCCGCGCAGCGCCTCGGCACCGCGGGCTGGGCGGCGCTGCAGGACGCACTCGACCTCGCGGTGATCGCACTGGCAGGCGAGCAGGCGGGCGGGGCGCGCCGCATCTTCGACATCACGGTCGAATACCTCAAGACGCGGGTGCAATTCGGCAGGCAGATCGGCAGCTTTCAGGCGCTCAAGCACATGGCCGCCGACCTGCTGCTGGAAGTGGAATCCGCGACCTCGGCCGCGCAGCACGCCGCGGCCCGGTATGCGGCCGACCGGGACAATGCCGGCGGCGCAATCGCCCTCGCCGGCTTCACGTGTGCAGAGGCGTTTCACGCCACGGCGATGGCCGCCATCCAGATGCACGGCGGCATCGGATTCACCTGGGAGCACCCGGCACATCTCTTCCTGCGCCGGGCACGCACGGGCGTGCCCCTGCTGGGTGGGCCGGACCGCCACCGCGAACGCTACCTCGAATCGAAAGGCGCCTGA
- a CDS encoding diacylglycerol/lipid kinase family protein, producing MRAVLIVNPNATSTTPAGRDLLAHALESRVKLTVEHTDHRGHAIEIASAAARDGVDVLIVHGGDGTVNEVVNGVLGDCGRRPDAAAAPAVAVVPGGSANVFARALGISPDPIVATNQLVDLLGDYRRGAQWRRIGLMDCGERWAVFTAGMGVDGDVVAAVEAQRAKGRKVTAARYIRVAVREVLASARREPQLTLHLPDSEPITGVHFAFVSNASPWTYANTRPVWTNPDTTFETGLGVFATTSMNVWANLRLVRQMVSRKPRIAAKHLIRNDDVSTVTVTSTTPVACQIDGDYAGLRETMTFTAVRDALSIVAPPAKAL from the coding sequence GTGCGCGCCGTCCTGATCGTCAATCCGAACGCCACCTCCACCACCCCGGCCGGGCGCGACCTGCTCGCGCACGCGCTGGAAAGCCGCGTCAAGCTCACCGTCGAGCACACCGACCACCGCGGCCACGCCATCGAGATCGCCAGTGCCGCGGCACGAGACGGTGTCGACGTCCTGATCGTCCACGGCGGCGACGGCACCGTGAACGAGGTGGTCAACGGAGTGCTCGGCGACTGCGGCAGACGCCCCGACGCCGCGGCAGCACCGGCTGTCGCGGTGGTTCCGGGCGGGTCGGCGAACGTCTTCGCGCGCGCCCTCGGCATCAGCCCCGATCCCATCGTGGCGACGAACCAGCTGGTCGACCTGCTCGGGGACTATCGACGAGGTGCGCAATGGCGGCGCATCGGCCTCATGGACTGTGGCGAACGGTGGGCGGTGTTCACCGCCGGCATGGGCGTGGACGGCGACGTGGTCGCGGCCGTGGAGGCGCAACGCGCCAAGGGCCGCAAGGTCACCGCGGCCCGCTATATCCGGGTCGCGGTGCGCGAGGTGCTCGCAAGCGCACGTCGGGAACCCCAACTGACGCTGCACCTGCCGGACAGCGAACCGATCACGGGCGTGCATTTCGCGTTCGTGTCCAACGCGAGCCCGTGGACGTATGCCAACACCCGCCCGGTGTGGACGAACCCCGACACGACGTTCGAGACCGGTCTCGGGGTGTTCGCCACGACCAGCATGAACGTCTGGGCCAACCTGCGGCTCGTCCGCCAGATGGTGTCGCGTAAACCACGCATTGCGGCCAAGCATCTGATCCGTAACGACGACGTGTCGACCGTCACCGTGACGAGCACCACTCCGGTGGCATGTCAGATCGACGGTGATTACGCCGGACTGCGGGAAACCATGACGTTCACGGCGGTTCGGGACGCTCTGAGCATCGTGGCGCCCCCTGCGAAAGCCCTCTGA